The Brassica oleracea var. oleracea cultivar TO1000 unplaced genomic scaffold, BOL UnpScaffold01471, whole genome shotgun sequence genome has a segment encoding these proteins:
- the LOC106321354 gene encoding uncharacterized protein LOC106321354: MCPLRFLLVFFSAVLAGYFAWKTVSSSSPELIGDDDSAVELNDKQGLCFRKRMENGFWVFVDMASGKYLWRNLKEMRDKSQ, encoded by the exons ATGTGTCCTTTGAGATTCCTGTTAGTGTTCTTCTCTGCGGTCCTCGCTGGATACTTCGCGTGGAAGACGGTGAGTTCTTCTTCGCCGGAACTCATCGGAGACGACGACTCAGCGGTTGAATTGAATGATAAACAAGGACTCTGTTTCAGAAAG AGGATGGAGAATGGGTTTTGGGTGTTCGTCGACATGGCCAGCGGAAAGTACCTTTGGAGGAATCTCAAGGAGATGAGAGACAAGTCTCAATGA